Proteins from a genomic interval of Capsicum annuum cultivar UCD-10X-F1 chromosome 4, UCD10Xv1.1, whole genome shotgun sequence:
- the LOC107867131 gene encoding probable inactive heme oxygenase 2, chloroplastic has product MATLTCHCSSPSLPIPKLTSNSSLPFLHKIPNPQFFTNKYSSIKYLNWTHSRPSIILQCLLSETEAETETEEEDEGDGATLLPVKKKRRRYRKQYPGEKKGITEEMRFVAMKFRSSEDKKKSGNNDEMEDSNGYESVSSNEDDTGGEESWEPSMEGFIKYLVDSKLVFSTIERIVDESSDVSYAYFRRTGLERAECISKDLEWFSLQGHVIPEPSDPGVTYANYLEELAEKTPRLFLSHFYNIYFSHIAGGQVIAKKAFERLVEEKELEFYKWEGDEEKLLQSVRESFNMLAKHWSRNDKTKCLREVTKAFRFMGQIIRLIIL; this is encoded by the exons ATGGCAACACTAACATGCCACTGCTCATCTCCTTCACTAccaattccaaaactcacctcAAATTCTTCACTTCCCTTTCTCCACAAAATCCCAAATCCACAATTTTTTACTAATAAATATTCTTCAATTAAGTACCTAAACTGGACACATAGTAGACCTTCCATTATTCTTCAATGTTTACTTTCCGAAACCGAAGCCGAAACTGAAACTGAAGAGGAAGATGAAGGAGATGGGGCTACGTTGTTACcagtgaagaagaagagaaggaggTACAGGAAGCAATATCCAGGTGAGAAAAAGGGTATTACTGAAGAAATGAGGTTTGTTGCTATGAAATTTCGTAGTTCCGAAGACAAGAAGAAATCGGGGAATAATGATGAAATGGAAGATAGTAATGGGTATGAATCAGTTTCGTCGAACGAAGATGATACTGGTGGTGAAGAGAGTTGGGAGCCAAGTATGGAAGGTTTTATCAAGTATCTTGTTGATAGCAAGCTTGTTTTCAGCACAATTGAGCGTATCGTTGATGAATCTAGTGATGTTTCTT ATGCCTACTTCAGAAGGACTGGTTTGGAGCGAGCAGAATGCATATCAAAAGACCTAGAATGGTTTAGCCTACAGGGTCACGTGATTCCTGAACCGAGCGATCCTGGAGTCACTTACGCCAATTATCTGGAGGAACTGGCAGAAAAGACTCCTCGTTTATTTCTCAGCCACTTCTACAACATATATTTCTCACACATAGCAGGAGGTCAAGTCATAGCCAAAAAG GCATTTGAGAGACTCGTAGAGGAAAAAGAGTTGGAATTCTACAAGTGGGAGGGGGATGAAGAAAAGTTGTTGCAAAGCGTGCGTGAAAGTTTCAACATGCTAGCTAAG CATTGGTCTAGAAATGACAAGACTAAGTGCCTGAGAGAAGTAACCAAGGCATTCCGCTTTATGGGGCAAATTATTCGGCTAATCATCCTGTAA
- the LOC107867130 gene encoding uncharacterized protein LOC107867130 produces MRLDKQSSGLLDTLKMETVRTILTHSYPYPHEHSRHLVIAVFVGCLFFISSDNLHTLIQKLDSNVKWWSMYTCLLGFFYFFSSPFIGKTIKPSYSNFSRWYISWILLAALYHLPSFLSMGVDLRMNLSLFLTLFVSSIFILLVFHVIFLGLWYLGLVARVAGKRPEILTIVQNCAVLSIACCVFYSHCGNLAVAREKTFGRRNSSWFSFWNKEERSTWLTKLVGMTELKDQVCKSWFAPVGSASDYPFLSKWVIYGELTCNGSCAESSNEISPLYSLWATFIGLYIANYVVERSSGWALSRPLSLKEFEKLKKKQTKPEFLDMVPWYSGTSADLFKTMFDLLVSVTLFVGRFDMRMMQAAMSRVEDGTKQEDLLYDQFSEKDGLWFDFMADTGDGGNSSYSVARLLAQPSLRLQVNGSMRTLPRGDMLLIGGDLAYPNPSSFTYEKRLFRPFEYALQPPMWYKEEHIAVSKPELPPEVDELRRYDGPQCFVIPGNHDWFDGLQTYMRYICHKSWLGGWFMPQKKSYFALQLPNRWWVFGLDLALHCDIDIYQFKFFSELVRDKVGQNDSVIIMTHEPNWILDGYFNHVTGKNVTYLIRDHLKGRCRLRIAGDVHHYMRHSYVPSNRPVYVQHLLVNGCGGAFLHPTHVFRNFKEYCGTSYESKASYPTFEDSSRIALGNILKFRKKNWQFDVIGGMIYFMLVFSMFPQCQLDHILKDNTFSGRLSTFFGSVWDAFMYMLGCSYVSAAGAILLLTIAIVFVPSKVSWKKRLLIGILHVSAHLAAALILMLLMELGVEICIRHKLLATSGYHTLYQWYRSVEREHFPDPTGLRERIEQWTFGLYPACIKYLMSGFDVPEVMAVTRSNICKNGMDSLSRGGAVIYYASVFLYFWVLSTPVVSLILGSYLYISINWLHIHFDEAFSSLRIANYKAFTRFHINSKGNLEVFTLAVDKVPKEWKLDPKWDGECKQPQELSYLQRFPSKWRAKALHQDPVNTVRIVDHFVIEQIEKTDSELSNGSLNH; encoded by the exons ATGAGGTTGGATAAGCAGTCCAGTGGTCTGCTTGATACTCTAAAAATGGAGACAGTTAGGACGATCTTAACTCATTCTTATCCGTATCCACATGAGCATTCACGGCATTTGGTCATTGCAGTGTTTGTGGGATGCTTATTTTTTATATCATCAGATAACTTGCATACACTTATTCAGAAGTTAGATAGCAATGTCAAGTGGTGGTCAATGTACACCTGTCTGCTTggattcttttatttcttttcatctcCGTTTATAGGGAAGACAATCAAACCAAGTTACTCGAACTTTAGTCGATG GTATATATCCTGGATACTTTTGGCTGCTCTCTATCATCTTCCCAGTTTTCTATCTATGGGAGTAGATCTCAGGATGAACCTGTCTTTGTTTCTGACCTTATTTGTTTCGTCAATTTTTATTCTTCTCGTTTTCCATGTTATATTTCTTGGGCTTTGGTATCTTGGCCTTGTTGCCCGCGTGGCTGGAAAAAGACCTGAGATCCTGACAATTGTGCAAAATTGTGCT GTTTTAAGCATAGCATGCTGTGTGTTTTATAGTCATTGTGGCAACCTTGCTGTAGCAAGGGAAAAGACATTTGGTCGGAGGAATTCTAGTTGGTTTTCATTTTGGAACAAGGAAGAGCGGAGCACTTGGCTTACAAAACTAGTAGGCATGACTGAGTTGAAAGATCAAGTCTGCAAATCTTGGTTTGCTCCTGTTGGGTCAGCCAGTGATTACCCTTTTTTGTCCAAATGGGTTATCTATGGAGAG TTAACGTGCAACGGATCATGTGCAGAATCGTCAAATGAAATTTCTCCGCTATATTCATTGTGGGCCACTTTTATTGGCCTCTAcattgcaaattatgttgtggaAAGGTCATCAGG ATGGGCTCTGTCACGTCCTTTGTCACTCAAAGAGTtcgagaaattgaagaaaaagcaAACGAAACCTGAGTTCTTGGATATGGTTCCTTGGTATTCAGG GACATCTGCTGATTTATTCAAGACAATGTTTGACCTGCTGGTCTCCGTAACTTTGTTTGTTGGACGCTTTGATATGCGAATGATGCAG GCTGCTATGAGCAGGGTTGAAGATGGGACTAAGCAGGAGGATCTTTTGTATGATCAGTTTAGTGAGAAGGATGGTCTGTGGTTTGACTTCATGGCTGATACAGGAGATGGTGGAAATTCTTCCTACTCTGTGGCTCGGCTTCTTGCTCAACCTTCACTCAGGCTCCAAGTAAATGGGTCAATGCGTACACTTCCACGTGGAGACATGCTTCTTATTGGGGGTGACCTTGC GTATCCTAATCCATCATCGTTTACATATGAGAAGCGCCTTTTTCGTCCCTTTGAATATGCTCTTCAGCCTCCTATGTGGTATAAGGAAGAACATATTGCTGTAAGTAAGCCTGAATTGCCTCCTGAAGTGGATGAACTTAGGCGGTATGATGGACCTCAGTGTTTTGTCATCCCTGGAAACCATG ACTGGTTTGATGGGCTTCAGACGTATATGAGGTACATTTGTCACAAAAGCTGGTTGGGTGGTTGGTTTATGCCTCAAAAGAAAAGCTATTTCGCTCTGCAACTCCCCAACAGGTGGTGGGTATTTGGTCTTGATCTTGCTCTCCATTGTGATATTGACATATACCAATTCAAGTTCTTCTCAGAATTAGTGAGGGATAAG GTCGGGCAGAATGATTCTGTGATCATTATGACACATGAGCCTAACTGGATTCTTGATGGGTACTTTAATCACGTGACTGGAAAGAATGTTACCTACTTGATACGTGACCATTTGAAAGGAAGGTGTAGACTACGGATTGCTGGAGATGTGCATCACTATATGCGGCACTCATATGTTCCATCAAATAGGCCTGTTTATGTCCAGCATTTACTTGTTAATGGTTGTGGAGGTGCTTTTTTGCACCCTACGCATGTCTTCAGGAATTTCAAGGAATATTGTGGAACATCATATGAGAGCAAAGCGTCTTACCCAACTTTTGAAGATTCAAGCAGG ATTGCTTTAGGGAATATATTGAAATTTAGGAAGAAAAACTGGCAATTCGATGTTATTGGTGGCATGATATATTTCATGTTGGTCTTTTCTATGTTTCCACAG TGTCAGCTAGATCACATTTTAAAAGACAACACCTTCTCGGGACGCTTGAGCACCTTCTTTGGCTCAGTGTGGGATGCTTTTATGTATATGCTGGGATGCTCATATGTATCAGCAGCTGGTGCTATATTACTTCTAACAATTGCGATAGTCTTTGTTCCTTCTAAGGTGTCTTGGAAAAAGAGACTACTAATTGGGATTCTTCATGTATCTGCGCACTTGGCTGCTGCCTTGATTCTCATGCTCTTGATGGAATTAGGTGTTGAGATATGTATTCGGCATAAATTACTTGCAACTTCAG GTTATCACACTTTATATCAATGGTACCGGTCTGTGGAGAGAGAGCATTTTCCCGATCCAACTGGCCTTAGGGAACGTATAGAACAATGGACCTTTGGCCTTTATCCAGCATGTATCAAGTATCTCATGTCTGGTTTTGACGTTCCTGAG GTAATGGCCGTTACCAGGAGTAATATCTGCAAAAATGGGATGGATTCTCTCTCCCGAGGGGGTGCTGTAATATATTATGCATCGGTCTTCCTTTATTTTTGGGTCTTATCAACTCCGGTGGTTTCTTTGATACTTGGAAGCTACCTTTACATTTCCATTAATTGGCTTCACATACATTTCGATGAAGCATTTTCATCACTCCGCATTGCAAATTACAAGGCATTTACTCGGTTTCACATCAATAGCAAAGGCAATCTTGAAGTTTTTACCCTTGCAGTCGATAAG GTTCCAAAAGAGTGGAAATTGGATCCAAAGTGGGACGGAGAGTGTAAACAGCCACAAGAACTAAGTTACCTCCAGAGGTTCCCTAGCAAATGGAGAGCTAAGGCCCTTCACCAGGACCCTGTAAATACCGTGCGAATAGTTGATCATTTTGTCATTGAACAGATAGAAAAAACTGATTCAGAACTATCGAATGGGTCACTTAACCATTGA